In a single window of the Actinomycetota bacterium genome:
- a CDS encoding FAD-dependent oxidoreductase yields the protein MRLDHVAIVGASLAGLRAAETLRQEGFGGQVTIVGAEPHQPYDRPPLSKRLLAGELGPDRIALRKQVDLDSLGVEWMLGVRASGLDVTRRELVLADGTRVDFDGLVIATGASPRELPGQPSLTGVHTLRTLDDSLALGRALQPGTAQVVVIGAGFIGLEVAATARRLGNEVTVLEGASAPMIRGLGAAMGSAAAAVHGDNGVRLRCDVAVGQLVGDDRGAVVGVRLADGELVPADVVLVGIGVAPNTGWLADSGLTLNDGVVCDETLNAGVPGIYAAGDVARWTNDLLRAEVRIEHWTNAAEQGEAAARNLYMMATRGEAVPYATVPFFWSDQFEARIQFLGRAEPGDEVRIVAGDPVMRRFTALYGRGGLLTAALGVSMPRLVMPFRKLLAERASWEDALALAATLGG from the coding sequence GTGCGCCTCGACCACGTCGCGATCGTCGGTGCCTCGCTCGCCGGGCTGCGGGCGGCCGAAACCCTGCGCCAGGAGGGCTTCGGCGGCCAGGTCACGATCGTCGGCGCCGAGCCGCACCAGCCCTACGACCGCCCGCCGCTGTCGAAGAGGCTCCTCGCCGGCGAGTTGGGCCCGGATCGGATCGCGCTGCGCAAGCAGGTTGACCTCGACTCGCTCGGCGTGGAGTGGATGCTCGGGGTGCGCGCGAGCGGCCTCGACGTCACGCGGCGCGAACTCGTCCTTGCCGACGGGACCCGGGTCGACTTCGACGGGCTCGTGATCGCCACCGGCGCGTCCCCACGCGAACTCCCCGGCCAACCCTCACTCACCGGGGTCCACACGCTGCGCACGCTCGACGACTCGCTGGCTCTTGGCCGCGCGCTGCAGCCCGGCACGGCACAGGTGGTCGTCATCGGCGCCGGGTTCATCGGGCTCGAGGTCGCGGCCACGGCACGGCGCTTGGGCAACGAGGTGACCGTGCTCGAAGGAGCATCCGCTCCGATGATTCGCGGTCTCGGCGCGGCGATGGGGTCCGCCGCGGCCGCGGTGCACGGCGACAACGGCGTCCGGCTGCGCTGCGACGTCGCCGTCGGGCAACTTGTGGGTGACGACCGAGGTGCAGTGGTCGGCGTACGCCTCGCCGACGGCGAGCTAGTGCCCGCGGACGTCGTGCTTGTAGGCATCGGCGTCGCGCCGAACACCGGCTGGCTCGCCGACAGCGGCCTCACCCTGAACGACGGGGTGGTGTGCGACGAGACGCTGAACGCCGGTGTTCCGGGGATCTACGCCGCCGGGGACGTCGCGCGGTGGACGAACGACCTGCTCCGCGCCGAGGTGCGCATCGAACACTGGACGAACGCCGCCGAGCAGGGTGAGGCCGCAGCACGGAACCTGTACATGATGGCGACACGGGGTGAGGCCGTCCCCTATGCCACGGTCCCCTTCTTCTGGAGCGACCAGTTCGAGGCCCGCATCCAGTTCCTCGGCCGGGCCGAGCCCGGAGACGAGGTCAGGATCGTCGCCGGCGACCCGGTGATGCGCCGGTTCACCGCCCTGTACGGGCGCGGTGGCCTGCTCACCGCGGCCCTCGGCGTGAGCATGCCGCGACTGGTGATGCCATTCCGCAAGCTGCTCGCCGAGCGTGCCTCGTGGGAGGACGCCCTTGCCCTCGCCGCCACCCTTGGTGGTTGA
- a CDS encoding MarR family transcriptional regulator, with translation MPRLDAERVAVWRTFSTAADLVSRRVEHELAYEFNLSLPQFELLTVLAKATRPLRVREITEALSAVPSSLSRRIDSLVTRGYVLRHQAGPDDDARSVQVSLTRDGRLVWRDANVAYRRAVQREFAAHLTETDVTALWRLLGKLPPQRS, from the coding sequence ATGCCGCGACTCGACGCCGAGCGGGTGGCCGTGTGGCGCACGTTCAGCACGGCGGCCGATCTCGTCTCGCGACGGGTGGAACACGAGCTGGCATACGAGTTCAACCTGTCCCTGCCCCAGTTCGAGCTGCTCACCGTGCTCGCGAAGGCCACCCGACCGCTGCGCGTGCGCGAGATCACCGAGGCGCTCTCCGCGGTGCCCTCCAGTCTCTCCCGACGCATCGACAGCCTGGTGACCCGGGGGTACGTCCTGCGCCATCAAGCGGGTCCCGACGACGATGCCCGCTCGGTGCAGGTCAGCCTGACGCGCGACGGACGCTTGGTGTGGCGCGACGCGAACGTCGCCTACCGGCGGGCGGTGCAGCGCGAGTTCGCGGCCCACCTGACCGAGACCGACGTCACCGCGCTG
- a CDS encoding aspartate aminotransferase family protein → MTAADLNRFSFVPGQVAGPLVVGGQGSYLFTADGRRILDAAGGAIVANVGHGRREVADRVHDAMATAGYVVPIWPTPHRLALRDRLVERWLPPGFTQLFFTSGGSESTDSAVRLARAYQLSKGRPERWKIVGRHPSYHGMTLGTIAAASHSGRQAGFEPMLLDFPKVPWDDADAVVKVIEQEDPSTIAGFIAEPITGASGGCLVADDHYWSTVTRVCKEHDILLIADEVMTGFGRTGRRFGHEHFPFQPDVVVGGKGLGGGYVPIGMVATRADVVEPLQAMGGFMFFTYSGSDAACAGAEAVLDILEGEQLVERSAAMGALLQQRLREELGDHRHVADIRGRGLFVGVQLALDRDTGEQFPVTARLASQVVAAGLRRDVWYYPAGSGPVHDAVMFGCPFTVTESEIDTMAVVLRESIDEAVRSTGTV, encoded by the coding sequence ATGACGGCCGCTGACCTGAACCGGTTCTCTTTCGTGCCTGGGCAGGTCGCGGGCCCGCTGGTGGTCGGCGGGCAGGGCTCTTACCTGTTCACCGCTGACGGACGACGGATCCTCGACGCCGCCGGCGGAGCGATCGTGGCCAACGTCGGCCACGGCAGGCGCGAGGTCGCGGACCGTGTCCACGACGCGATGGCGACCGCGGGGTATGTGGTGCCGATCTGGCCCACGCCTCACCGTCTGGCGCTGCGCGACCGCCTGGTCGAGCGCTGGTTGCCACCAGGCTTCACGCAGCTGTTCTTCACGAGCGGGGGCAGCGAGTCGACCGACTCCGCGGTGCGCCTCGCCCGGGCGTATCAGCTCTCCAAAGGCCGCCCCGAGAGGTGGAAGATCGTCGGCCGCCACCCGAGCTACCACGGGATGACCCTCGGGACGATCGCCGCCGCCAGCCATTCCGGGAGACAAGCCGGGTTCGAACCCATGCTCCTCGACTTCCCGAAAGTGCCGTGGGACGACGCCGACGCGGTGGTGAAGGTGATCGAGCAGGAGGACCCGAGCACGATCGCCGGGTTCATCGCCGAGCCGATCACAGGCGCATCGGGCGGTTGTCTTGTCGCCGACGACCACTACTGGTCCACCGTGACGAGGGTGTGCAAGGAACACGACATCTTGCTGATCGCCGACGAGGTGATGACCGGCTTCGGGCGCACCGGTCGGCGCTTCGGCCACGAGCACTTCCCGTTCCAGCCCGATGTCGTCGTCGGCGGCAAGGGGCTGGGCGGTGGCTACGTACCGATCGGCATGGTCGCCACCAGAGCCGACGTCGTCGAGCCGCTCCAGGCGATGGGCGGGTTCATGTTCTTCACCTACAGCGGCAGTGACGCGGCATGTGCCGGGGCCGAGGCGGTCCTCGACATACTCGAAGGGGAGCAACTCGTCGAGCGCAGTGCCGCGATGGGCGCGCTGCTCCAGCAGCGACTGCGTGAGGAGCTCGGCGACCACCGCCACGTCGCCGACATCCGCGGCCGCGGCCTGTTCGTAGGCGTGCAGCTCGCACTCGACCGTGACACCGGGGAGCAGTTCCCGGTCACGGCCAGGCTGGCCTCGCAGGTGGTCGCCGCCGGGCTGCGCCGAGACGTCTGGTACTACCCGGCGGGATCGGGCCCCGTGCACGACGCCGTCATGTTCGGCTGTCCGTTCACCGTTACGGAGTCCGAGATCGACACGATGGCCGTGGTGTTGCGGGAGTCCATCGACGAGGCCGTGCGCTCTACCGGCACGGTGTGA
- a CDS encoding DUF4352 domain-containing protein: MSNALPPPPPPGPNLPPQQAHQHLAYHQVQAYQQPRFQPPKGYKLKKKRRWPWVLLGLLVVVGVVGAIGSVTSPDDEADDAAEPNSLPIEAAILGVGGTDDTADLDVTLASVQNPFVSTNQFERPADGRKFVAVELDVVNKSDETETFSTLMLLEIVDSLGQHWNVAFAGVDLPQLDGEIPAGSNRRGWAVFEVPNESTGLQLHVKGSLTAKGVTFTL; this comes from the coding sequence ATGAGCAACGCATTGCCACCACCTCCGCCTCCCGGCCCGAACCTTCCGCCTCAGCAAGCACACCAGCACCTGGCATACCACCAGGTTCAGGCGTATCAGCAGCCGCGTTTCCAGCCGCCGAAGGGCTACAAGCTGAAGAAGAAGCGCCGTTGGCCGTGGGTGCTCCTCGGACTGCTGGTCGTGGTTGGCGTGGTCGGTGCGATCGGTTCGGTGACGTCGCCTGACGACGAAGCCGACGATGCCGCGGAACCGAACTCGCTGCCAATCGAAGCAGCGATACTCGGTGTCGGTGGCACCGACGACACGGCCGATCTCGACGTCACGCTGGCTTCCGTCCAGAACCCGTTCGTGTCGACCAACCAGTTCGAGCGCCCAGCTGACGGCCGCAAGTTCGTGGCCGTCGAACTCGACGTCGTCAACAAGAGCGACGAGACGGAGACTTTTTCCACGCTCATGCTCTTGGAGATCGTCGACTCACTCGGCCAACACTGGAACGTCGCCTTCGCCGGCGTCGACCTTCCGCAGCTCGACGGCGAGATCCCTGCGGGGTCGAACCGCCGAGGCTGGGCGGTGTTCGAGGTGCCGAACGAGTCGACAGGTCTCCAGCTTCACGTCAAGGGATCCCTCACCGCCAAAGGCGTCACCTTCACACTCTGA
- a CDS encoding aminotransferase class III-fold pyridoxal phosphate-dependent enzyme, whose protein sequence is MTSHLSNVWFSVTDLQVASGRGSWVTTVDGEEYLDFSAGIAVVSTGHSHPKVTAAIAAQAERFVHAQVNVYRHDLLEPLGAALAEITPPSIDTFFYANSGAEITEAAVKLAKQATKRPNVVVFSGSFHGRTHLAMAMTTSKTGYRSGHSPLPSGVFVAPFPNPLAPDQRAEVEQALHGLDHLLKSMTAPDETAAMILEPVLGEGGYVPAPPAFLEGLIERCRRHGILFIADEVQSGFGRTGKMFAVDHYGVEPDIICMAKGIASGFPFSALGTRRELDDRWPTGSHGGTYGGNPIACAAALATIEVLREPGFMEAVQARGAQLMEGLRAIGGQHGGIVQVRGLGLMVGTEFDDAARVAAVQQHCLREGKLILMNAGTYGTCLRWMPPLVVTEAEIDLALEVFANAMKATA, encoded by the coding sequence ATGACGTCGCACCTGTCGAACGTGTGGTTCTCGGTCACCGACCTGCAGGTTGCGTCGGGGCGTGGGTCTTGGGTGACAACCGTCGACGGGGAGGAGTACCTCGACTTCTCCGCCGGCATCGCTGTCGTGTCCACGGGTCACTCGCATCCCAAGGTGACCGCGGCGATCGCTGCCCAGGCCGAGCGGTTCGTCCACGCCCAGGTGAACGTCTACCGCCACGACCTGCTCGAGCCTCTGGGGGCGGCGCTCGCCGAGATCACCCCACCGAGCATCGACACGTTCTTCTACGCGAACTCCGGTGCCGAGATCACCGAGGCGGCGGTGAAGCTGGCCAAGCAGGCCACCAAGCGCCCCAACGTCGTCGTGTTCTCCGGCAGCTTCCACGGTCGCACGCACCTGGCGATGGCGATGACGACGTCCAAGACGGGCTATCGCTCGGGGCACAGCCCGCTGCCGTCGGGGGTGTTCGTCGCCCCGTTCCCGAACCCGCTCGCGCCAGACCAGCGAGCCGAGGTGGAGCAGGCGTTGCACGGGCTCGACCATCTGCTGAAGTCGATGACCGCTCCCGACGAGACCGCGGCGATGATCCTCGAGCCGGTGCTGGGCGAAGGCGGGTACGTCCCGGCGCCGCCCGCCTTCCTCGAGGGCCTGATCGAGCGGTGCCGGCGACATGGCATCTTGTTCATCGCCGACGAGGTGCAAAGCGGCTTCGGCCGCACCGGCAAGATGTTCGCTGTCGACCACTACGGGGTCGAGCCCGACATCATCTGCATGGCCAAGGGCATCGCGTCGGGGTTCCCGTTCTCCGCGCTCGGCACGCGGCGCGAGCTCGATGACCGCTGGCCAACGGGCAGCCACGGGGGCACGTACGGCGGCAACCCCATCGCCTGCGCGGCAGCCCTGGCCACCATCGAGGTGCTGCGCGAGCCCGGTTTCATGGAGGCGGTGCAGGCTCGCGGCGCACAGCTGATGGAGGGTCTGCGGGCCATCGGAGGGCAGCACGGTGGCATCGTGCAGGTGCGTGGCCTCGGCCTGATGGTGGGCACCGAGTTCGACGACGCCGCGCGGGTCGCCGCCGTACAGCAGCATTGCCTGCGCGAGGGCAAGCTGATCCTCATGAACGCGGGCACCTACGGCACGTGCCTGCGTTGGATGCCGCCCCTCGTCGTCACCGAAGCCGAGATCGACTTGGCACTCGAGGTCTTCGCCAACGCGATGAAGGCCACCGCCTGA
- a CDS encoding LLM class flavin-dependent oxidoreductase, with translation MGRVQFGAFLAPHHPVGEHPTLQIQRDLDFAAHLDRLGFEEFWCGEHHSSGWETIASPEMFLAAAGQRTSTIRLGTGVVSLPYHHPFNVAQRIVQLDHMTRGRAIFGTGPGALPSDARTLGIDPLLQRDRQDEAMGVILRLLRGEPRFSHESDWFTLNDAELQLLPLQEQIEVATASSISPSGMQLAGKYGCGVLSIASTSTDGIQALPTQWGFAEEAAAAHGQTVDRRKWRVLIAFHLAESREQARAEAVHGLHRWHNEYNVWTLGRPGAQHVADPWELLDQVTATGASGAGAAVVGTPDELVTTIRRLQEITGGFGVVLGFAHDWANREATLRSWELLARYVVPEINGYTRGLWNSMQYLHDNQSELMAGAGAAVMQKILAHEGAAKAMATTMQQMASQAEAANERASTFRPGGGLPTDDS, from the coding sequence ATCGGACGGGTGCAGTTCGGCGCCTTCCTCGCCCCCCACCACCCCGTCGGTGAACACCCGACGCTCCAGATCCAGCGTGACCTCGACTTCGCCGCGCATCTCGACCGTTTGGGATTCGAGGAGTTCTGGTGCGGTGAGCACCACTCCAGCGGGTGGGAGACGATCGCCTCCCCGGAGATGTTCCTCGCCGCTGCCGGCCAGCGCACGTCCACGATCCGCCTCGGCACCGGTGTGGTCTCGCTGCCGTATCACCACCCGTTCAACGTCGCCCAGCGCATCGTGCAGCTCGACCACATGACCCGCGGCCGGGCGATCTTCGGCACCGGCCCAGGGGCGCTGCCTTCCGACGCCCGCACGCTCGGCATCGACCCGCTGCTCCAGCGCGACCGGCAGGACGAGGCGATGGGCGTGATCCTGCGCCTACTGCGCGGCGAGCCGCGGTTCAGCCACGAGAGCGACTGGTTCACCTTGAACGACGCCGAGCTGCAGCTCCTTCCCCTGCAGGAGCAGATCGAGGTGGCCACCGCGTCGAGCATCTCGCCGTCGGGGATGCAGCTAGCGGGCAAGTACGGGTGCGGCGTGCTCTCGATCGCGTCGACGTCGACCGACGGCATCCAGGCGCTACCCACCCAGTGGGGTTTCGCCGAGGAGGCCGCCGCGGCTCACGGCCAGACCGTCGACCGGCGCAAGTGGCGGGTGCTGATCGCCTTCCACCTGGCCGAGTCGCGCGAGCAGGCGCGAGCCGAGGCGGTTCACGGCCTGCATAGGTGGCACAACGAGTACAACGTGTGGACCCTCGGGCGCCCCGGCGCCCAGCACGTAGCCGACCCCTGGGAGCTGCTCGACCAGGTGACCGCCACGGGCGCGAGCGGGGCTGGGGCGGCCGTCGTCGGCACCCCCGACGAGCTCGTCACCACGATCCGCCGTCTACAGGAGATCACCGGCGGGTTCGGGGTGGTGCTCGGCTTCGCCCACGACTGGGCCAACCGCGAGGCGACGTTGCGCTCGTGGGAGCTGCTCGCGAGGTACGTCGTACCCGAGATCAACGGCTACACACGCGGTCTGTGGAACTCGATGCAGTACCTGCACGACAACCAGTCCGAGCTGATGGCCGGAGCCGGCGCGGCGGTGATGCAGAAGATCCTCGCCCACGAGGGCGCGGCGAAGGCGATGGCGACGACGATGCAACAGATGGCCAGCCAGGCCGAGGCCGCGAACGAGCGCGCGAGCACGTTCCGCCCCGGTGGCGGCCTGCCCACCGACGACAGCTGA
- a CDS encoding VOC family protein, producing MNPVAAFGEVRHIGYVVPPERLQAHVAHWARTMGVGPWLLEEHVTVSEYEHLGTARGAVDITLATAQLGSLQMQLLAQHDDHPSAFLDFVERTQGEGGMHHLGFWPPDLARAEELAAEMGWEQWTSGRIDNRGRFRTYLTEDHPGTVIALAEVPETRRQYFETELADLGRRFDPTFDELFVRR from the coding sequence ATGAACCCGGTCGCCGCCTTCGGTGAGGTCCGTCACATCGGGTACGTCGTCCCCCCTGAACGGCTTCAGGCACACGTCGCCCATTGGGCACGCACGATGGGCGTCGGACCCTGGCTGCTCGAGGAGCACGTCACGGTCAGCGAGTACGAGCACCTGGGCACGGCGCGCGGCGCTGTCGACATCACCCTTGCCACGGCTCAACTCGGATCATTGCAAATGCAACTACTGGCTCAGCACGACGACCATCCCTCGGCGTTTCTCGACTTCGTCGAGCGCACCCAGGGCGAGGGGGGAATGCACCACCTCGGCTTCTGGCCGCCCGATCTCGCACGTGCCGAAGAGCTCGCGGCGGAGATGGGTTGGGAGCAGTGGACCTCGGGCCGCATCGACAACCGCGGCCGCTTCCGCACATACCTCACCGAGGATCACCCGGGCACCGTCATCGCGCTGGCGGAGGTCCCGGAGACCCGGCGCCAGTACTTCGAGACCGAGCTCGCCGACCTCGGTCGGCGCTTCGACCCGACGTTCGACGAGCTGTTCGTCCGCCGCTGA
- a CDS encoding signal peptidase I, with amino-acid sequence MSWRRAVSYISTLGAVAALVWFWPASLGGATRAVMVAGESMEPSYHLGDLVVARERSDFSVGDVVVFQVADGAGEGELVIHRIVAVRDDGSFVTKGDNRAVADQFHVTADDIVGEPVLRIPWGGHLIALMRQGWFLAAVSGVLTALLLWPRGRSKQVEAAPEEVADDGPAPAIGLALLDDPSVVAEAEAWLAEQLAQHPMGILRDDLDAAGSAGQLEEVRDHLFHGDEVELTAEFHHLFVTTPDGGHDRRHRVLEVGQQV; translated from the coding sequence ATGAGCTGGAGACGGGCGGTCTCGTACATCTCCACCCTCGGCGCCGTCGCCGCGCTCGTGTGGTTCTGGCCCGCAAGCCTTGGCGGCGCTACCCGGGCAGTGATGGTCGCCGGCGAGTCGATGGAGCCGAGCTACCACCTCGGCGATCTCGTCGTCGCTCGCGAGCGGAGCGATTTCTCAGTCGGTGACGTCGTGGTGTTCCAAGTGGCCGACGGCGCGGGCGAGGGCGAGCTCGTGATCCACCGCATCGTCGCCGTGCGCGACGACGGCAGCTTCGTGACGAAGGGCGACAACCGCGCGGTCGCCGACCAGTTCCACGTGACCGCCGACGACATCGTCGGCGAGCCCGTGCTGCGCATCCCCTGGGGCGGGCACCTGATCGCCCTGATGCGTCAGGGTTGGTTCCTCGCCGCGGTCAGCGGCGTGCTCACCGCGCTCTTGCTCTGGCCGCGGGGTCGATCGAAGCAGGTTGAGGCAGCACCTGAGGAGGTCGCCGACGACGGACCTGCTCCGGCCATCGGTCTGGCGCTACTGGACGATCCGAGCGTCGTGGCCGAGGCCGAGGCCTGGCTAGCCGAGCAGCTCGCGCAGCACCCGATGGGGATCCTTCGCGACGACCTCGACGCCGCCGGCAGCGCCGGCCAGCTCGAAGAGGTGCGCGATCACCTGTTCCACGGCGATGAAGTCGAGCTCACCGCGGAGTTCCACCACCTGTTCGTGACCACGCCGGACGGAGGACACGATCGGCGACACCGAGTGCTTGAGGTAGGACAGCAGGTGTAA